Proteins encoded in a region of the Zea mays cultivar B73 chromosome 2, Zm-B73-REFERENCE-NAM-5.0, whole genome shotgun sequence genome:
- the LOC100282420 gene encoding golgi SNARE 12 protein (The RefSeq protein has 1 substitution compared to this genomic sequence): MEASSWDAVRKQARRLEAHLDDQMIAYRKLVSMKSDGSEDNIESDIERSLKQLQQVNSQMQTWVSSGGSEVLSHTLTRHMEILQDLTQEFYRLRSSLRAKQQHTSLLDLRDFDRAKFDVEEPSDSADQVLLREQAAIGRSTGQMDNVISQAQATLGSLMTQRSTFGGITTKISNVSSQLPTINHVLSSIRRKKSMDTIILSLVASVCTFLIFIYWLSK, from the exons ATGGAGGCGTCTTCCTGGGACGCCGTTCGCAAGCAG GCAAGGAGGTTGGAAGCTCAGTTAGATGACCAAATGATTGCATACCGTAAATTGGTTTCTATGAAATCAGACGGTTCAGAGGACAACATTGAGTCTGATATAGAAAGATCACTGAAGCAGTTACAGCAAGTGAATTCGCAAATGCAAACTTGGGTATCATCAGGAGGTTCTGAAGTTCTTTCTCATACTCTGACTCGTCATATGGAGATTTTGCAAGACCTTACTCAG GAATTCTATCGGCTTCGATCAAGTCTCAGGGCAAAACAACAGCATACTTCTCTCCttgacttgagagattttgacagAGCAAAGTTTGATGTTGAGGAGCCGTCAGACTCAGCTGATCAAGTTCTTCTCAGGGAACAAGCTGCGATTGGCAGGAGTACTGGACAG ATGGATAACGTGATATCACAAGCTCAGGCAACACTTGGTTCTCTCATGACCCAACGGTCAACATTCGGTGGCATCACTACAAAGATAAGCAACGTCAGCAGCCAGCTTCCAACA ATTAACCACGTCCTCTCATCGATCAGAAGGAAGAAATCCATGGATACCATCATTCTTTCGCTCGTTGCATCTGTCTGCACGTTTCTCATCTTCATCTACTGGCTGTCGAAGTAG
- the LOC103647426 gene encoding uncharacterized protein yields the protein MPDAIPACFRRVAAAPGGRASPGSGPGSGVGTSLATSVYTTRLGLAALTWSRAALGLSLRAVLRVSAGPAPSPSASDYGDGEVEYGGAEKGDGEGEQDATVAVRLRPWLLWRRRGSKRFRARGRRVDLAWDLSRARFAASGSPEPVSGYFVAVVVDGEMAVAAGDMAEEAYRKTRARRPPGPGSGPGPALVSRREHVSMRDGAGGGHRTCVVVRGREREIAVDLVSRAQGQGQGRERDRAEVGMSVSVDGDRVLHVRRLRWKFRGTEKLDLGAGDRVLVSWDLHDWLFPARDASPPAATAPPAHAVFVFRFELAGRDGEERDPADAREKEVLQVGGGLAGYVDGRRWGRGDWSESSSSGEKRRTRGQASRLAKASSSSSASVASSSASWASGSTVMDWGSPEEAELQSGDGFSLLVYAWKN from the coding sequence ATGCCCGACGCGATACCGGCCTGCTTCCGCCGCGTCGCGGCAGCACCCGGCGGGCGGGCGTCGCCGGGGTCGGGGCCCGGCTCCGGGGTGGGGACGAGCCTGGCCACGTCCGTCTACACCACGCGGCTCGGTCTCGCCGCGCTGACCTGGTCGCGCGCCGCGCTCGGGCTCAGCCTCCGCGCGGTGCTCCGCGTGTCCGCGGGGCCCGCGCCGTCTCCCTCGGCGTCCGACTACGGCGACGGCGAGGTGGAGTACGGGGGCGCCGAGAAGGGCGACGGCGAGGGGGAGCAGGACGCGACGGTGGCCGTGCGCTTGCGGCCGTGGCTGCTGTGGCGGCGGCGCGGGTCCAAGCGCTTCCGCGCGCGGGGCCGCCGCGTGGACCTGGCCTGGGACCTGTCGCGCGCGCGCTTCGCGGCCTCGGGCTCCCCGGAGCCCGTGTCGGGGTACTTCGTCGCCGTCGTGGTGGACGGCGAGATGGCGGTCGCCGCCGGGGACATGGCGGAGGAGGCCTACAGGAAGACCAGGgcgcgccgcccgcccggccccggctcCGGCCCTGGTCCCGCCCTCGTCTCGCGCCGCGAGCACGTGTCCATGCGCGACGGGGCCGGCGGCGGACACCGGACCTGCGTCGTCGTGCGCGGCAGGGAGCGGGAGATCGCGGTGGATCTCGTCTCGCGCGCGCAGGGCCAGGGCCAGGGGCGGGAGCGGGACAGGGCCGAGGTCGGCATGTCGGTCTCCGTCGACGGCGATCGCGTGCTCCACGTCCGCCGCCTGCGCTGGAAGTTCCGCGGCACCGAGAAGCTGGACCTCGGCGCCGGCGACCGCGTCCTCGTCTCCTGGGACCTTCACGACTGGCTCTTCCCCGCGCGCGACGCCTCGCCACCCGCCGCCACGGCTCCGCCCGCGCACGCCGTCTTCGTCTTCCGCTTCGAGCTCGCCGGCCGCGACGGCGAGGAGCGTGACCCGGCCGACGCCAGGGAGAAGGAGGTGCTCCAAGTCGGAGGCGGCTTGGCGGGGTACGTCGACGGTAGGAGGTGGGGGAGAGGGGACTGGAGCGAGAGCAGCAGCAGCGGTGAGAAGCGGAGGACGAGGGGCCAGGCGAGCAGGCTGGCAAAGGCGAGCTCCTCCTCGTCGGCGtcagtggcttcctcctccgcgTCGTGGGCGAGCGGCTCCACCGTCATGGACTGGGGCAGCCCCGAGGAGGCCGAGCTGCAGAGCGGCGACGGCTTCTCCCTCCTCGTCTACGCCTGGAAGAACTAG